From a region of the Desulfuromonas sp. KJ2020 genome:
- a CDS encoding DUF4105 domain-containing protein gives MRFAFHDTVQAPEKGGLGIFILPGLALFLCLIFIGSAVQAAEISAEGLRERARQQQLHQDPYWLTLLHYRPSLRGLGSLIDDPDFFVADNGKWDAQAELDATLQAFFAPPPIDQSPARCRFPARYEWLKEQLGAEDDDFPAATCSELDEAIAQVDPRSAVLIFPGTHNNSPASMFGHTLIIIEGPYKSRLLSYAVNYSAFTDETNGFAYAVKGIFGLYRGYFSVLPYYQKLREYRDLERRDVWEYPLDLDEDETRRMFLHIWELKDIYSDYFFFDENCAYQLLFLLEAARPGLTLIDHTRPWVIPIDTVRIVREEGLIEASLYRPSKATRIARIAAQMSDEEQKTTLSLLDGSIAPMELAEAGLNQAAQIRALDLATESVEFSYFKKQLGQDEYRSRYIALLTARSKLGPASPEPDWQEPVRPDRGHGSNRFSLGTGFRADDYYLQAKIRPAYHNLLDADAGYIAGSQIDFADLVLRYYPEDNRLRLHNLNLIEIVSLSPRSRFFKPISWKVKTGLIQRPADDGGDHLVYELSPGGGFSYGNDAVLGYGMVETELLVSGHFRDSFALGGGGSLGVLVNLADRWKVHAAARHIWHEAGDPHRSAEARLDQTLVTGRSSSLTLNLSRQKVHGRYLTDAGLNWNFFW, from the coding sequence ATGCGTTTCGCTTTTCACGACACCGTACAGGCACCTGAAAAGGGCGGGCTCGGGATTTTCATTCTCCCGGGCCTTGCCCTTTTTCTGTGCCTGATTTTTATCGGCTCCGCCGTCCAGGCTGCTGAGATCAGCGCCGAAGGGCTGCGCGAACGCGCTCGCCAGCAGCAGCTTCACCAGGATCCCTACTGGCTTACCTTGCTGCACTATCGCCCCTCCCTGCGGGGGCTGGGCAGCCTGATCGACGACCCCGACTTCTTTGTGGCGGACAACGGCAAGTGGGACGCCCAGGCGGAACTGGACGCCACCCTGCAGGCTTTCTTTGCACCACCACCTATCGACCAGTCCCCGGCCCGCTGCCGTTTTCCCGCCCGCTATGAATGGCTGAAAGAACAGCTGGGGGCCGAGGACGACGATTTTCCTGCCGCCACCTGCAGTGAACTCGACGAGGCCATCGCCCAGGTCGATCCCCGCTCGGCCGTCCTCATCTTTCCCGGCACCCACAACAACAGCCCTGCCTCCATGTTCGGGCACACCCTGATCATCATCGAAGGTCCCTACAAGAGCCGGCTGCTCTCCTACGCTGTCAACTATTCCGCCTTTACGGATGAAACCAACGGCTTCGCCTATGCGGTCAAGGGAATTTTCGGTCTTTACCGCGGCTACTTCTCGGTTCTTCCCTACTATCAGAAGCTGCGGGAATACAGGGATCTGGAACGACGGGATGTTTGGGAATATCCTCTCGATCTTGACGAGGACGAGACACGGCGCATGTTCCTGCACATTTGGGAGCTGAAAGACATCTACTCCGATTACTTCTTTTTCGATGAGAACTGCGCCTATCAACTGCTCTTCCTGCTGGAGGCAGCCCGTCCCGGCCTGACCCTCATCGACCACACCCGCCCCTGGGTCATCCCCATCGACACGGTACGGATTGTTCGCGAAGAGGGATTAATCGAAGCGAGCCTTTACCGTCCCTCCAAAGCCACCCGTATCGCGCGGATCGCCGCGCAAATGAGTGACGAGGAGCAAAAGACCACCTTGAGCCTGCTCGACGGCAGCATCGCGCCGATGGAACTGGCGGAGGCCGGGCTAAACCAGGCGGCTCAGATCCGGGCCCTGGACCTGGCCACCGAATCGGTCGAATTCAGCTACTTCAAAAAACAGCTCGGCCAGGACGAATACCGCTCCCGCTACATTGCCTTGTTGACCGCCCGCAGCAAGCTGGGACCGGCCAGCCCCGAGCCCGACTGGCAGGAGCCCGTGCGCCCCGACCGGGGGCATGGTTCCAACCGTTTCAGCCTGGGCACCGGTTTTCGGGCCGACGACTATTATCTGCAGGCCAAAATCCGTCCGGCCTACCACAATTTGCTGGATGCCGACGCCGGCTACATTGCTGGCTCGCAGATTGACTTCGCCGACCTGGTGCTGCGCTACTATCCCGAGGACAACCGGCTCAGACTTCATAACCTCAATCTCATCGAGATTGTCTCCCTGTCGCCACGCAGCCGTTTCTTCAAACCGATTTCCTGGAAAGTGAAGACCGGCCTCATTCAGCGGCCAGCCGATGACGGCGGCGACCATCTGGTCTACGAGCTGTCGCCGGGAGGGGGATTCAGCTATGGCAACGATGCCGTGCTGGGATACGGCATGGTGGAGACGGAGCTGCTGGTTTCAGGACACTTTCGCGACAGCTTCGCCCTGGGGGGCGGTGGTTCCCTGGGGGTGCTGGTCAACCTGGCCGACCGCTGGAAAGTCCATGCCGCCGCCCGGCACATCTGGCACGAAGCGGGTGACCCTCACCGCAGCGCCGAGGCCCGGCTGGACCAGACCCTGGTCACGGGAAGATCCAGCAGCCTGACCCTGAATCTATCCAGGCAGAAGGTCCATGGACGCTACCTGACCGATGCTGGGCTGAACTGGAACTTCTTCTGGTAG
- a CDS encoding DUF3536 domain-containing protein: MMEKYLCIHGHFYQPPRENPWLDHIEQQDSAQPYHDWNERITEQCYEPNSAARILDDEGYIQDIVNNYARISFNFGPTLLRWFQRCRPEIHAAILEADRLSQERFSGHGAAMAQAYSHLIMPLANRRDKQTQILWGIRDFRHRFGRKPEGMWLPETAVDLETLQMLATNGIRFTVLAPRQAARVKGLTEKRWQDVRGGRVDPRRPYLCRLPDGQSLTIFFYDGAIAQEVAFSDLLKRGETLADRLTGTLVSSAEPQLAHIATDGETYGHHHLFGEMALAYALRHVDTSRFARVTIYGEYLEKHPPTHEVEIEENSSWSCSHGVERWRSDCGCHTGGKPGWNQQWRRPLREALDWLRDELAIVFEQEGKALLRDPWQSRDHYIDLLLDPAEDRIDLWLDAQAVHRLSVAERSKALALLEMQRHAMLMFTSCGWFFNDISGIETVQVLAYASRALQLAEDIGARPLEETFIQRLGAARSNVAAWQDGGTIYRQAVKPMRVDLARVAAHHAMLSLFQAGADGQMYSYSTQRRQYDEYRAGKMKLACGRVVIRSRATRKEGDFTFHALYLGGHSLVAGVRSSAEAGETAVAADKVVEAFRQGDIPRVLRLLDHLFPQGTFGLEHLFRDDQRLVMDKILRETLREIETSFQEVHDEHYVLMRFLHGIDMPAPSQLALPVGFVLNRQLRTMLDEEPFEANQFRQTLAEIELLGLALEQPLLDYRAERRLTAELERLPGEEEDPDRLETAVELAACMTRPPLQVDLWKAQNICFGLHRTLTAEMERRAAAGDKKARRWLASFEELAGFLKVRLR, translated from the coding sequence ATGATGGAAAAATACCTATGCATACACGGCCATTTTTATCAGCCCCCCCGGGAAAACCCCTGGCTCGATCACATTGAGCAGCAGGACAGTGCCCAGCCCTACCACGACTGGAACGAGCGCATCACCGAACAGTGTTACGAGCCGAACTCGGCGGCTCGCATTCTCGACGACGAAGGCTACATTCAGGATATCGTCAACAACTATGCCCGCATCAGCTTCAATTTTGGGCCGACCTTGCTGCGCTGGTTTCAGCGGTGCCGGCCCGAAATCCATGCGGCCATTCTGGAGGCGGACCGGCTGAGCCAAGAGCGTTTTTCCGGCCACGGGGCGGCCATGGCGCAGGCCTACAGTCACCTGATCATGCCGCTGGCCAATCGTCGTGACAAACAGACCCAGATCCTGTGGGGGATCCGTGACTTTCGCCATCGTTTCGGGCGGAAGCCGGAGGGGATGTGGCTGCCGGAAACGGCTGTCGACCTGGAAACCCTGCAGATGCTGGCTACGAACGGCATCCGCTTTACCGTGCTGGCCCCCCGCCAGGCGGCGAGGGTGAAGGGCCTCACCGAAAAGCGCTGGCAGGATGTGCGCGGCGGTCGAGTCGATCCGCGCCGCCCCTATCTCTGTCGTCTGCCGGACGGGCAAAGTCTCACGATCTTCTTCTATGACGGCGCGATTGCCCAGGAAGTGGCTTTTTCCGATCTGCTCAAGCGCGGGGAGACCCTGGCCGACCGCCTGACGGGCACCCTGGTCTCGTCGGCCGAGCCCCAGCTGGCCCATATTGCCACCGATGGCGAGACCTATGGGCACCATCATCTTTTTGGCGAGATGGCTCTGGCCTATGCCTTGCGTCACGTCGACACCTCCCGGTTCGCTCGGGTGACGATCTATGGGGAATACCTGGAAAAACATCCGCCGACCCATGAGGTGGAAATCGAGGAAAACTCGTCCTGGAGCTGCAGCCACGGTGTCGAGCGCTGGCGGTCTGACTGTGGCTGTCACACGGGGGGAAAACCGGGCTGGAACCAGCAGTGGCGGCGGCCGCTGCGCGAAGCGCTGGACTGGCTGCGAGATGAGCTGGCCATTGTGTTTGAACAGGAAGGCAAAGCGCTTCTACGTGACCCCTGGCAGAGCCGGGACCACTACATCGACTTGCTGCTCGACCCGGCCGAAGACCGGATCGATTTGTGGCTGGATGCCCAGGCCGTTCACCGGCTGAGTGTGGCGGAGCGCTCCAAGGCTCTGGCGCTGCTGGAAATGCAGCGCCACGCCATGTTGATGTTCACCAGCTGCGGCTGGTTCTTCAATGATATCTCGGGCATAGAGACGGTGCAGGTTCTGGCCTACGCCAGTCGCGCCCTGCAGCTGGCCGAGGATATCGGTGCCCGGCCTTTGGAGGAGACCTTTATCCAGCGGCTCGGGGCGGCGCGAAGCAATGTGGCAGCCTGGCAGGACGGCGGCACCATCTATCGTCAGGCGGTCAAGCCCATGCGGGTGGACCTGGCCCGAGTCGCCGCCCACCACGCTATGCTTTCCCTCTTCCAGGCTGGTGCCGACGGGCAAATGTACAGTTATTCGACGCAAAGACGACAATATGACGAGTATCGGGCCGGCAAGATGAAGCTGGCTTGCGGCCGTGTCGTCATCCGCTCCCGGGCGACCCGCAAGGAGGGGGATTTTACCTTCCACGCGCTTTATTTGGGCGGACACAGCCTGGTGGCCGGCGTAAGAAGCTCAGCCGAAGCAGGAGAAACGGCTGTCGCGGCAGACAAGGTGGTCGAGGCGTTCCGACAAGGAGACATCCCTCGGGTTCTCCGCCTGCTGGACCACCTCTTTCCGCAGGGAACCTTTGGCCTGGAGCATCTTTTTCGAGATGATCAGAGACTGGTCATGGACAAGATTCTGCGCGAGACGCTGCGGGAAATCGAGACATCTTTTCAGGAGGTCCATGACGAACACTACGTCCTCATGCGCTTTCTGCATGGCATCGACATGCCGGCGCCGTCCCAGCTGGCTTTGCCTGTCGGTTTTGTGTTGAACAGGCAATTACGAACGATGCTGGACGAGGAACCCTTTGAGGCGAACCAATTCCGGCAGACCCTGGCCGAAATCGAGCTGTTAGGGTTAGCCCTGGAACAGCCTCTGCTCGATTACCGGGCGGAGCGTCGACTGACCGCCGAGCTGGAACGGTTGCCGGGCGAAGAGGAAGATCCCGACCGTCTGGAGACGGCCGTCGAGCTGGCGGCCTGTATGACCCGGCCCCCGCTCCAGGTCGACCTCTGGAAGGCGCAGAACATCTGTTTCGGCTTGCACAGAACGCTGACGGCGGAGATGGAACGGCGGGCGGCGGCCGGCGACAAGAAAGCGCGTCGCTGGCTGGCCTCTTTCGAAGAGCTGGCCGGATTTCTCAAGGTGAGGCTTCGGTGA
- a CDS encoding diguanylate cyclase domain-containing protein, giving the protein MPPLDRFMKINSKHYACTLFTLGGALLLCLLTLAHEYFLHPEPILFSHLWISGLAGGLIGAWIGRRGQLAHGTLDSLRESEERYRDLFENANDLIQCVGADGRILYANRAWRQTLGYEEEELRHLNMLDFIHPDSRSHCLDIFQRLQEGQSEACGEFQFISKDGRAIRVEGNCNFRFENGRAVSSRGIFRDITSRHQIETALLESEESLSRSLAFTRTILNSMNDAIAIIDVEDRILLGANNVLLQSLGKEEHEIIGRKCAEITCLGSAPCDAADKPCPLHLVLETGEHCQVEHAYQDQQGHLRYAEISASPVRDKEGKIVHVVQVKKDITQRKNAELRVKQLAYFDSLTGLPNRLLLLDRLSQALGRARRDELKVGVLFLDLNGFKAINDTLGHEKGDMVLKEVSRRLKSCVRATDTVGRLGGDEFVVVIAGIQDIEVVREIGAKILDSLSRPISLDGLNLSATPSIGAAIFPDHGANAGSLLRVADQAMYQAKEMANDQILFYDPAGEAAAQAPALPLH; this is encoded by the coding sequence ATGCCACCCCTTGATCGTTTTATGAAAATAAACAGTAAACACTATGCATGCACTCTTTTTACCCTGGGCGGGGCCCTCCTGCTCTGTCTTCTGACCCTGGCCCATGAATATTTCCTGCACCCTGAACCCATTCTGTTCAGCCATCTGTGGATTTCCGGCCTGGCTGGCGGCCTGATTGGGGCTTGGATCGGCAGGCGCGGCCAGCTGGCGCACGGTACCTTGGATTCCCTGCGGGAAAGCGAAGAGCGCTATCGCGATCTCTTCGAGAACGCCAACGACCTCATCCAGTGCGTCGGCGCCGACGGCCGCATCCTCTATGCCAACCGCGCCTGGCGGCAGACCCTGGGCTACGAGGAGGAAGAACTACGCCATCTGAACATGCTCGACTTTATCCACCCGGACAGCCGCAGCCACTGCCTCGACATTTTTCAACGCCTGCAGGAGGGGCAAAGCGAGGCGTGCGGCGAATTTCAGTTCATCAGCAAGGACGGGCGCGCGATCAGGGTCGAGGGCAACTGCAACTTTCGCTTCGAAAACGGGCGCGCGGTTTCGTCCCGCGGCATCTTCCGGGACATCACCAGCCGCCATCAGATCGAAACGGCCCTGCTCGAAAGCGAGGAATCGCTCTCCCGCTCTCTCGCCTTTACACGCACCATCCTCAACAGCATGAACGATGCCATTGCCATCATCGATGTGGAAGACCGAATTCTGCTGGGCGCCAACAATGTGCTGCTTCAATCCCTGGGCAAAGAGGAGCATGAAATTATCGGCAGAAAATGTGCTGAGATCACCTGCCTGGGTTCAGCCCCCTGCGACGCGGCCGACAAGCCCTGTCCTCTGCACCTGGTGCTGGAGACCGGCGAACACTGCCAGGTCGAACATGCCTACCAAGATCAGCAAGGGCATCTCCGCTATGCCGAAATCTCCGCCTCGCCCGTCAGGGACAAGGAAGGAAAGATCGTCCATGTGGTGCAGGTGAAAAAAGACATCACCCAGCGCAAAAACGCCGAACTGAGGGTCAAGCAGCTGGCCTATTTCGATTCCCTCACCGGCCTGCCCAACCGGCTGCTGCTGCTGGACCGTCTGAGCCAGGCCTTGGGCCGGGCCCGGCGGGACGAACTCAAGGTGGGCGTCCTTTTTCTCGACCTGAACGGCTTCAAAGCCATCAACGATACCCTCGGCCACGAAAAGGGAGACATGGTGCTCAAGGAAGTTTCCAGACGGCTGAAAAGCTGCGTTCGCGCCACGGATACAGTGGGGCGCCTCGGCGGCGACGAGTTTGTCGTGGTAATTGCCGGCATTCAGGACATCGAAGTCGTCCGGGAGATCGGCGCCAAGATTCTGGACAGTCTCTCCCGCCCTATTTCCCTCGACGGTCTCAACCTTTCGGCCACGCCGAGCATCGGCGCCGCTATCTTCCCCGATCATGGCGCTAACGCCGGCTCTTTGCTGCGTGTGGCCGACCAGGCCATGTATCAGGCCAAAGAGATGGCGAACGACCAGATCCTCTTTTACGATCCCGCTGGCGAGGCGGCTGCCCAGGCCCCGGCGCTCCCTTTACATTAG
- a CDS encoding dodecin, protein MTYGAERTYKKVEVIGVSGQSIEAAIQAAVGRAHKTLEGLSWFEVQDIRGHVGPDGQVSEYQVVLKVAFELK, encoded by the coding sequence ATGACCTACGGCGCAGAACGGACCTACAAGAAGGTAGAAGTCATCGGAGTTTCCGGCCAAAGTATCGAGGCGGCCATTCAGGCGGCGGTTGGCCGCGCCCACAAGACGCTGGAAGGCCTCTCCTGGTTTGAAGTGCAGGATATTCGCGGTCATGTCGGACCCGACGGACAAGTCAGTGAATACCAGGTCGTCCTGAAGGTCGCCTTTGAACTGAAATAG
- a CDS encoding ThiF family adenylyltransferase — MEEHRFSRLELLVGSTGLQRLAQASVAVFGVGGVGSYAVEALARSGVGRLTLVDFDVINPSNINRQIHALEDTLGQAKVAVMARRCEAINPAVQVEPLKVFYDSATAEELLSRGYDYVLDCIDTITSKLHLLQSCRQRELPVISAMGAGNKLDPSKISVGDLFHTQKCRLARVLRKELRRRGITSGIQVVYSTEEYEPPPGQLPAIGGRGDGRGTPDFTKLLLGSSSYLPPIFGMTMAGEVIRALLSAEP, encoded by the coding sequence ATGGAAGAACACCGTTTCAGTCGGCTGGAACTTCTCGTAGGATCAACAGGTTTGCAGAGGCTGGCCCAGGCCTCCGTAGCCGTGTTCGGTGTCGGCGGCGTGGGCAGTTACGCCGTGGAGGCGCTGGCCCGCAGCGGTGTCGGCCGCCTGACCCTGGTCGATTTCGACGTCATCAATCCCAGCAATATCAATCGCCAGATTCATGCCCTGGAGGACACGCTGGGTCAGGCCAAAGTGGCCGTGATGGCCAGGCGCTGCGAGGCCATCAACCCGGCCGTGCAGGTGGAGCCACTGAAGGTCTTTTACGACAGCGCCACGGCGGAAGAACTTCTCAGCCGGGGATACGACTACGTGCTCGACTGTATCGACACGATTACGTCCAAGCTGCACCTGCTGCAAAGCTGTCGCCAGCGGGAACTGCCGGTCATCTCGGCCATGGGGGCCGGCAACAAGCTCGACCCGTCCAAAATCAGTGTCGGCGACCTCTTTCACACCCAGAAATGCCGGCTGGCGCGAGTCCTTCGCAAAGAGCTGCGGCGTCGCGGCATCACCTCCGGCATCCAGGTCGTCTATTCGACAGAAGAATATGAGCCGCCGCCGGGCCAGCTGCCAGCCATCGGCGGCCGGGGCGATGGCCGCGGCACGCCGGATTTCACCAAGCTTCTACTGGGGAGCTCTTCCTACCTGCCGCCTATTTTCGGCATGACCATGGCCGGCGAAGTCATCCGCGCCCTGCTGTCGGCAGAGCCCTGA
- a CDS encoding TatD family hydrolase, with the protein MSEPVYFDTHIHLDALGDEPMIQREVRLARRAGVGAFLVPGVHPRDWPRLLQTVGHFPEALAAPGVHPLAAADWNAGVAKALAALLANPAVVAVGEVGLDGLIQGVSPEQQEKAFRHQIRLAVEAGLPLLIHCRKATARLLDILHQEDAQKVGGIFHGFSGSRETALQAVKLHFAIGFGGPLTYPEARRGPEVLSALPEEWIVLETDAPDLSPHPHRQEDNRPSYLPLIAERVAHLRGWTLAQTAVTTTANAKRILNLVQKEEGKPYFRRKGWS; encoded by the coding sequence ATGAGCGAACCGGTGTACTTCGACACCCATATCCATCTCGATGCCCTCGGCGACGAACCGATGATTCAGCGTGAGGTGCGTCTGGCCCGTAGGGCCGGGGTGGGCGCCTTTCTGGTTCCCGGCGTGCATCCCCGGGACTGGCCGCGACTGCTGCAAACCGTCGGCCATTTTCCCGAGGCCCTGGCAGCGCCGGGTGTCCATCCGCTGGCGGCCGCCGATTGGAATGCCGGGGTGGCCAAGGCGCTGGCCGCGCTGTTGGCGAATCCTGCCGTCGTCGCCGTCGGCGAGGTCGGGCTGGACGGCCTTATTCAGGGGGTATCGCCGGAACAGCAGGAAAAAGCCTTCCGGCACCAGATTCGCCTGGCGGTCGAGGCGGGACTGCCCCTGCTCATCCACTGCCGCAAAGCCACCGCGCGTCTGCTGGACATTCTGCACCAGGAAGACGCCCAAAAGGTCGGCGGGATCTTTCACGGCTTTTCCGGCAGCCGGGAAACGGCCCTGCAGGCGGTAAAGCTCCATTTCGCCATCGGTTTCGGCGGTCCCCTGACCTATCCGGAAGCCCGGCGGGGGCCCGAGGTGCTGTCGGCGCTGCCGGAGGAGTGGATCGTGCTGGAGACGGATGCGCCGGATCTCTCCCCCCATCCTCACCGACAGGAGGACAACCGCCCCTCCTACCTTCCCCTCATTGCAGAGCGGGTGGCGCATCTCAGGGGGTGGACCCTGGCACAAACCGCGGTCACTACCACGGCCAATGCCAAGCGCATTCTGAATCTGGTACAGAAGGAAGAGGGGAAACCGTATTTTCGCAGGAAAGGATGGTCCTAA
- a CDS encoding methyl-accepting chemotaxis protein, whose translation MDPLGTPQFSTMKKVFLITLSAGLVAGAVFPLFAALIIGRQAVSLPFIAACLCMGLTLGVLIYLFIRLTLQKIFRQLLSRLHPLAGGNLHVEGDTVEALNGAVEKAVCKAEKLVDNLLSSVDEINSLYRSMAESSHYLSERAREGLAAAIDTHRDVQSMDDKQQQITEQMEILSHRTQDESALSRQLFASLEQMSTAIDHSTAQFMETTTSVEEMAASVKEVAGQAEEISRAVEETSHDLDSIGDSLAKIHTGSLASAQAANTVRKDAEDGLRVVRTSIEEMERIDRESQKTREAMGRLSRQTGDVVKIIEVIKELVSDTELLAFNAAIIAAKAGEEGKGFSVVAEEIRDLADRTTTSATDIHHIVKAIQGDTKEMTEAVEATSKRISRGRELSLSTGEALNKILKSSSQAADSSDEIANLTARQGERAKALIHEAGASLRSVRAIARAQNEQQIAISRIMEGVNQMNAAAVQIRRGMEEQVKANREFDRSLAEREQQFLAINEAARFLRETSTRVFAHFARSEQRLRGNADKGAALSREIHSLEALVRNLRQLADAYRRDDED comes from the coding sequence ATGGACCCCTTGGGAACCCCGCAGTTTTCCACCATGAAAAAAGTATTTCTCATCACCCTGTCCGCCGGGCTGGTGGCCGGGGCCGTTTTTCCGCTCTTTGCCGCTTTGATCATTGGTCGGCAAGCGGTCAGCCTGCCTTTTATCGCCGCCTGCCTGTGCATGGGGTTGACCCTCGGCGTCCTGATCTACCTGTTCATCCGTCTTACCCTGCAGAAGATTTTCCGCCAGCTGCTCAGTCGCCTTCATCCCCTGGCCGGTGGCAATCTTCATGTTGAGGGCGACACGGTGGAAGCCCTGAATGGAGCCGTCGAAAAGGCGGTCTGCAAAGCCGAAAAGCTGGTCGACAATCTGCTCTCCTCCGTCGACGAGATCAACTCCCTGTACCGCTCCATGGCCGAATCAAGCCACTATCTCTCCGAAAGAGCCCGGGAAGGACTGGCCGCCGCCATCGATACGCACCGGGACGTGCAGTCCATGGATGACAAGCAGCAGCAGATCACCGAGCAGATGGAAATTCTTTCCCATCGCACCCAGGATGAATCCGCCCTGTCCCGTCAGCTGTTCGCTTCTCTCGAGCAGATGTCGACCGCCATCGACCATTCCACGGCCCAGTTCATGGAGACAACGACCAGCGTGGAGGAAATGGCGGCCAGCGTCAAGGAGGTCGCCGGGCAGGCGGAAGAAATCTCCCGCGCCGTGGAAGAAACCTCCCATGACCTCGATTCCATCGGTGACTCCCTGGCCAAAATTCACACCGGGTCCCTGGCCAGCGCTCAGGCCGCCAACACGGTCAGGAAGGATGCCGAAGACGGTCTGCGAGTGGTACGGACCTCGATCGAGGAGATGGAACGCATCGACCGCGAAAGCCAGAAAACCCGGGAAGCCATGGGTCGTCTTTCCCGGCAGACCGGCGACGTCGTCAAAATTATCGAGGTCATCAAGGAACTGGTTTCAGACACGGAACTGCTCGCTTTCAATGCCGCCATCATTGCCGCCAAGGCCGGCGAAGAAGGCAAGGGCTTTTCCGTCGTGGCGGAAGAGATCCGCGACCTGGCCGACCGGACGACCACCAGCGCCACCGATATCCATCACATCGTCAAGGCCATTCAGGGGGACACCAAGGAGATGACGGAAGCGGTGGAAGCGACCAGCAAGCGGATTTCGCGGGGGAGGGAACTGTCCCTGTCCACCGGGGAGGCCCTGAACAAGATACTCAAAAGCTCCAGCCAGGCGGCCGACAGTTCCGACGAAATCGCCAACCTGACCGCCCGTCAGGGCGAACGGGCCAAGGCCCTCATTCATGAAGCGGGAGCGAGTCTGCGTTCCGTCAGAGCCATCGCCCGCGCGCAGAATGAGCAGCAGATCGCCATCAGCCGCATCATGGAAGGGGTCAACCAGATGAATGCCGCCGCCGTACAGATCCGCCGGGGCATGGAAGAACAGGTCAAGGCCAATCGCGAGTTTGACCGCAGCCTGGCCGAGCGCGAGCAGCAGTTTCTGGCCATCAACGAGGCCGCGCGTTTTCTGCGGGAGACCTCCACGCGGGTTTTCGCTCACTTCGCCCGCTCCGAACAACGGCTGCGGGGGAACGCCGACAAAGGCGCCGCGCTCTCCAGAGAGATCCACAGCCTGGAGGCCCTGGTTCGCAACCTGCGCCAGCTGGCCGATGCCTACCGGCGTGATGACGAAGACTAG
- a CDS encoding DUF2892 domain-containing protein, giving the protein MTVDRYLRMAAGFFILLSLVLSRVHSPHWLWFTAFVGLNLLQSAFTNWCPLMTILRKLGVPEK; this is encoded by the coding sequence ATGACAGTAGACAGATATTTGCGGATGGCGGCGGGGTTTTTTATCCTGCTGAGCCTGGTGTTGTCGCGGGTGCATTCGCCCCACTGGCTGTGGTTTACGGCCTTTGTCGGGCTGAACCTGCTGCAGAGCGCTTTCACCAACTGGTGCCCTTTGATGACCATTCTGCGCAAACTGGGCGTTCCGGAAAAGTAA